From Acinetobacter sp. ASP199, the proteins below share one genomic window:
- a CDS encoding YbjQ family protein, whose amino-acid sequence MLLSNLESVPGHVISRQIDVVYGSTVRSKHVGRDLLAGLKNIVGGELTAYTELLEESRQEAMNRMIGKAREMGANAIVGIRFSTSNIAQGASELFVYGTAVVVEPNVPKLPDPFPSAG is encoded by the coding sequence ATGCTACTTAGTAATCTGGAATCCGTCCCGGGACATGTTATTAGCCGTCAAATCGATGTGGTCTATGGCAGTACGGTACGTAGTAAACACGTTGGCCGTGATTTGCTCGCAGGTTTGAAAAATATTGTCGGTGGTGAGCTGACCGCCTATACCGAACTCCTGGAAGAATCGCGTCAAGAAGCCATGAACCGGATGATTGGAAAAGCTCGTGAGATGGGTGCGAATGCAATTGTCGGTATTCGTTTCTCAACGTCTAACATCGCCCAAGGTGCATCTGAACTGTTTGTATATGGCACAGCCGTGGTAGTGGAGCCGAATGTTCCAAAGCTTCCTGATCCCTTCCCTTCAGCAGGTTAA
- a CDS encoding heavy metal-binding domain-containing protein, translating into MDNLIFQFVVFALLFSVGFGFGRYYEQKHLKELAEQEARFAHIVLETHRFATSEFEGELISSNVVISHDYFKYVIANIQNILGGRLVSYESIVERARREAVVRLKREAEKIGATQIMGLRLSTTELGMQGGMVEVFAYGTAIKKP; encoded by the coding sequence ATGGATAACCTGATTTTTCAGTTTGTCGTTTTCGCCCTTCTGTTTTCGGTAGGTTTTGGCTTTGGCCGTTATTATGAACAGAAACATTTGAAAGAACTGGCAGAACAGGAAGCACGATTTGCGCATATTGTGCTGGAGACTCATCGTTTTGCCACTTCAGAATTTGAAGGAGAATTAATTAGCTCAAATGTGGTTATTTCCCATGATTATTTTAAATATGTGATTGCCAATATTCAGAACATTTTGGGTGGACGTCTGGTCAGTTATGAAAGTATTGTGGAACGCGCACGCCGGGAAGCCGTTGTTCGCCTGAAGCGTGAAGCCGAGAAAATCGGTGCCACTCAGATTATGGGATTACGCTTGAGTACTACGGAGCTTGGCATGCAAGGTGGAATGGTCGAAGTCTTTGCCTATGGCACAGCCATAAAGAAGCCTTAA